The Halichoerus grypus chromosome 9, mHalGry1.hap1.1, whole genome shotgun sequence genome has a window encoding:
- the MDC1 gene encoding mediator of DNA damage checkpoint protein 1 isoform X1: protein MVMEDTQAINWEVEEEEETERSSESLGCSLEPVGRLHIFSSAHGPEKDFPLYLGKNMVGRMPDCSVTLPFSSISKQHAVIEILAWDKAPVLQDCGSLNGTQVLRPPKVLSPGVSHRLRDQELILFADLPCQYHRLNVPLPFVSRGPLTVEETPRVQGGTQPQRLLLAEDSEEEVDSPSERCVKKELRTSPLAAVVPESDEEGPSPAPDGPGPPFAFNLDSDTDEEESQHPAAGEASLAARRGPTVETQQPKAVATEIQLEKDQCSVKERNNDTKVEADARNGVVPLGATLEKNQTAGEDSDTDVDESRPAEVHLERAQTSGFIDSDTDVEEEGIPATPAVVVPMKKRQIFHGDSTKSPQAPALVHLQESPAGSDTDVEERELQLAVPPERNEASVVIDSNTDNEEEVLAALTLARLKESRVDTWNRDTDVEEGRAQLVALLEQSQTSAGRDSDTDVEEEGLPVEKRGTVPKCHTDKAHSEKRQSPLQDSDLGVDEDKSSLGVHLERSQASATVDSNKQVEEKVLSGPAVILVKKHQVPMVWTNQTDVEVEGGQAKLPVVHLEEAQPPPPGDCEIDAEEGTSLAASAVGERGKCQPPAEGDAAVLERERAREARAQGESLVSQVEQDLLPVSRENLIDLVVDTGTSGEPIQPQREGAQTPTEREREPHVDKTEDPGDNHGDSEDLDLQATQCFVERENQSPEAVQSMEDEATQAFLVTLPQEPGPSCCSFQASGALDEPWEVLATQPFCPRESEASEPQPIAAHLDAHGSCPSTPKTTPQAQHPESPVHEEPLGIQGRGMQTVEKDMGTPREAAEGVAPERGLLNRETKNLPAEERDVTGEEELTRGRQVLARDNQGQESDQKVKSTGIKRNMESLNIEMKVPREVQEEEIGKQTPAREIFEREAKKLVLERGSEPSELGVEIPEVKPERGPQRGETEKGSQDKEGQASSLTPEPRAGTGDHQGLASAPGASGSQSGGAPMSPRRQQRGHLTCKMPSAEKASVGDQESADACLPPAVPEASTPHHNPLLSQSQKHPVPQPFLSPSPSSLEPIPRTRQNGNQEVLETPLSSEMEPLHPKSKVRLRGSSRKTPSAVSSLALEPHSAIPTDQPLSTELTPRVTRGRTRSSSVKTSEPVVPSAPELQTSTSKDQPVTRESTSRVTWGRAHRFSVKTPELVVPIVPEVQPSTSRERPVTAELISQGRTRKSVKTPEPVVSTATQGRAHRSSVKTPKPVIPTAPELQPSTSKDQPVTPEPTSPVTWGRTRRSSVKTPEPTVPTVPEPQPSTSRDQSVISEPTSGAAHSRTHRSSVKTPEPVVPTAPEVQPSIPTDQPVTPEPTSRVTWGRTRRSSVKTPEPTVPTVPELQPSTSKDQPVITGPISGATHSRTHRSSVKTPEPIIPTAPEVQPSIPTDQPVIPKPTSRGRTLRSSVKTPEPVVPTAPELQPTTPRGQPVTPKHTSRGRTPRSSSKTPRSVVPTVPELQASTPTYQPVTPKLTSQATRGRTQRPSVRTPEPIAPTAPELQPSISTDEPVTPEATSRATRGRTQRSFVKLPQPTEPTAPDLESLTPTDQLVTPKAQGGQDKTLRSSTISAVPVLTTPEFQSPGPTDQPIPPEHIPQASCSRRLRATRKHESLTAPIVREPYSALPEPKSRSSRNQRQGAVRVVESLRTIPKPAFAQLPEAPTHTTQIQKVEAAGRSEFTPEPLPKASQTRKRPLATVDSPPLQKRLQRGEVTQKTVFLKEEEEDPMERPRKEEDVVVPGPGKRKRDQAEEEPKGIPSRSLRRTKPNQESTAPKVLFTGVVDARGERAVLALGGSLASSVAEASHLVTDRVRRTVKFLCALGRGIPILSLDWLHQSRKAGCFLPPDEYVVTDPEQEKNFGFSLRDALSRARERRLLEGYEIHVTPGVQPPPPQMGEIISCCGGTVLPSMPRSYKPQRIVITCSQDFPRCSIPFRVGLPILSPEFLLTGVLKQEAKPEAFILSTLEMSSS, encoded by the exons ATG GTCATGGAGGACACCCAGGCTATTAACTGGGAGgttgaagaagaggaggagacagagagatcCAGTGAATCCTTGGGGTGTAGCTTGGAGCCCGTAGGGCGATTGCATATCTTCAGTAGTGCCCATGGACCAGAAAAAG ATTTCCCCCTGTACCTCGGGAAGAATATGGTGGGCCGAATGCCTGATTGCTCTGTGACCCTGCCCTTTTCATCCATCTCCAAACAACATGCAGTGATTGAAATCTTGGCCTGGGACAAGGCACCTGTCCTCCAAGATTGTGGCAGCCTCAATGGTACTCAAGTCCTAAGGCCTCCTAAGGTCCTAAGCCCAGGGGTGAGTCATCGGCTGAGGGACCAGGAGTTGATTCTCTTTGCTGACTTGCCGTGCCAGTACCATCGCCTGAATGTCCCCCTGCCCTTTGTTTCCCGGGGCCCTCTAACTGTAGAAGAGACACCCAGGGTACAGGGAGGAACTCAACCCCAGAGGCTCCTGTTGGCTGAGGACTCGGAGGAGGAAGTAG ATTCTCCTTCTGAAAGGTGTGTGAAGAAAGAACTAAGGACCTCCCCTTTGGCAGCAGTAGTTCCAGAGAG TGATGAAGAGGGGCCTTCTCCTGCCCCAGATGGCCCTGGGCCACCATTTGCCTTCAACCTGGACAGCGACACAGATGAGGAAGAAAGTCAGCATCCAGCAGCAGGAGAGGCCTCCTTAGCTGCCAGAAGAGGCCCCACCGTAGAGACACAACAGCCTAAAGCTGTGGCAACTGAAATCCAGCTTGAAAAGGATCAGTGTTCAGTGAAAGAGAGGAACAATGACACAAAAGTTGAGGCGGATGCAAGGAATGGGGTGGTCCCACTTGGGGCCACTCTGGAGAAAAACCAAACTGCTGGAGAGGACAGTGACACAGATGTGGATGAAAGCAGGCCTGCTGAGGTCCATTTGGAAAGGGCCCAGACTTCTGGCTTCATAGACAGTGATACTGATGTGGAAGAAGAAGGGATCCCCGCAACCCCAGCTGTAGTAGTTCCTATGAAAAAGAGGCAAATCTTCCATGGAGATAGTACAAAGAGTCCTCAGGCACCTGCCTTGGTACATCTACAGGAGAGCCCAGCTGGTAGTGATACAGATGTGGAGGAACGGGAGCTCCAACTGGCAGTCCCTCCGGAGAGAAACGAAGCCTCCGTGGTGATTGACAGCAATACAGACAATGAGGAAGAAGTCTTAGCAGCGCTCACTTTGGCACGTCTGAAAGAGAGCCGAGTCGATACATGGAACAGAGATACAGATGTGGAAGAGGGTAGGGCCCAGCTTGTGGCCCTTCTGGAGCAAAGCCAAACCTCTGCTGGGAGAGACAGTGACACAGacgtggaggaggaggggctccCAGTGGAAAAGAGAGGAACTGTTCCCAAGTGTCATACAGACAAGGCACATTCAGAAAAGAGGCAGTCTCCTCTCCAAGACAGTGATTTAGGGGTGGACGAAGATAAGAGCTCACTTGGGGTCCACCTGGAGAGAAGCCAAGCCTCTGCCACAGTGGACAGCAACAAACAAGTGGAGGAGAAAGTCCTATCAGGGCCAGCTGTTATACTTGTGAAGAAGCATCAGGTGCCTATGGTGTGGACAAATCAAACAGATGTGGAAGTAGAAGGGGGCCAAGCAAAGCTGCCTGTGGTGCATCTGGAGGAAGCCCAGCCTCCTCCACCTGGGGACTGTGAGATAGATGCAGAAGAGGGCACATCCTTAGCAGCCTCAGcggtgggagagagaggaaagtgcCAGCCTCCGGCAGAAGGGGATGCAGCTGTTCTTGAGCGGGAGAGGGCTCGTGAGGCGAGGGCCCAGGGTGAGTCTCTTGTGTCACAGGTGGAACAGGATCTTCTCCCTGTCTCGAGGGAGAACCTTATAGATCTGGTGGTAGACACAGGTACTTCAGGGGAACCCATCCAGCCACAGAGAGAGGGCGCCCAGACCcccacagaaagggagagagaaccaCATGTGGACAAGACCGAGGACCCTGGGGACAACCATGGGG ATTCTGAAGACCTGGACCTACAGGCTACCCAGTGCtttgtggagagagagaatcagagccCAGAAG CAGTCCAGAGCATGGAGGATGAAGCTACCCAGGCCTTCCTGGTTACTCTACCCCAGGAGCCTGGCCCTTCTTGTTGCAGTTTCCAGGCCTCAG GTGCCCTGGATGAGCCGTGGGAAGTCTTGGCAACACAGCCATTCTGTCCGAGAGAGTCTGAGGCCTCTGAGCCCCAGCCCATTGCTGCCCATCTTGATGCCCATGGATCTTGCCCCTCTACACCTAAGACAACACCACAAGCCCAACATCCAGAGAGCCCAGTTCATGAAGAGCCACTGGGGATTCAAGGCAGAGGGATGCAGACTGTGGAGAAAGACATGGGTACAccaagagaagcagcagagggggTGGCCCCTGAGAGAGGACTATTGAACAGGGAAACCAAGAACCTGCCAGCAGAAGAGAGAGATGTGACAGGGGAAGAAGAATTAACCAGAGGGAGACAGGTGTTAGCTAGAGATAATCAGGGACAAGAGTCTGACCAAAAGGTGAAAAGTACAGGTATTAAAAGGAATATGGAGAGTTTAAACATAGAAATGAAGGTACCCAGGGAAGTACAAGAGGAAGAGATAGGAAAGCAGACTCCTGCAAgagaaatatttgagagagaagcaaagaaactAGTactagagagagggagtgagccaAGTGAATTAGGCGTCGAGATACCGGAAGTAAAACCGGAGAGAGGCCCCCagagaggggagacagagaaagggagccAGGACAAGGAAGGGCAGGCCTCCAGTCTAACACCAGAGCCTAGAGCAGGGACGGGGGACCATCAGGGACTTGCTTCAGCCCCAGGAGCTTCTGGGAGCCAGTCAGGTGGAGCCCCCATGAGCCCCAGGAGGCAGCAGAGAG GCCACTTGACTTGCAAGATGCCATCTGCTGAGAAGGCCTCTGTG GGTGATCAGGAATCCGCAGATGCTTGTCTGCCTCCTGCAGTGCCTGAAGCCTCAACCCCACACCACAATCCCCTCCTCTCTCAGAGTCAAAAACATCCTGTGCCCCagcccttcctttctccctctccatcttctttaGAGCCCATTCCCAGGACCAGACAAAATGGGAATCAGGAAGTTCTAGAGACTCCCTTGTCCTCAGAGATGGAGCCTCTCCACCCAAAATCCAAAGTCAGGCTCCGAGGGTCCTCCAGGAAGACACCCTCTGCAGTTTCTTCTTTAGCCCTTGAACCTCACTCTGCCATCCCCACAGACCAGCCCCTCAGTACTGAGCTCACACCTCGGGTCACTCGGGGCAGGACACGTAGTTCCTCTGTCAAGACCTCTGAACCAGTTGTCCCTTCAGCCCCTGAGCTCCAGACTTCCACCTCCAAAGACCAGCCTGTTACCCGTGAGTCCACATCGCGGGTCACTTGGGGTAGGGCACATAGGTTCTCTGTCAAGACCCCTGAACTAGTTGTTCCTATAGTCCCTGAAGTCCAGCCTTCCACCTCCAGAGAGCGACCTGTCACTGCTGAGCTTATATCTCAGGGCAGGACCCGTAAATCTGTCAAGACTCCTGAACCAGTTGTCTCCACAGCCACTCAGGGCAGGGCACATAGGTCTTCTGTCAAGACTCCCAAACCAGTAATCCCCACAGCCCCCGAGCTCCAGCCTTCTACTTCCAAAGACCAGCCTGTTACCCCTGAGCCCACATCTCCGGTCACTTGGGGCAGGACACGTAGGTCCTCTGTCAAGACTCCTGAACCAACTGTCCCCACAGTCCCTGAACCCCAACCTTCCACCTCCAGAGACCAGTCTGTCATCAGTGAGCCCACATCTGGGGCCGCTCACAGCAGGACACACAGGTCTTCTGTCAAGACCCCTGAGCCAGTTGTCCCAACAGCTCCTGAAGTCCAGCCTTCCATCCCCACAGACCAGCCTGTCACTCCTGAGCCCACATCTCGGGTCACTTGGGGCAGGACACGTAGGTCCTCTGTCAAGACTCCTGAACCAACTGTCCCCACAGTCCCTGAACTCCAGCCTTCCACCTCCAAAGACCAGCCTGTCATCACTGGGCCCATATCTGGGGCCACTCACAGCAGGACACATAGGTCTTCTGTCAAGACTCCTGAGCCAATTATCCCAACAGCTCCTGAAGTCCAGCCTTCCATCCCCACAGACCAGCCTGTCATCCCCAAACCCACATCTCGGGGCAGGACATTGAGGTCTTCTGTCAAGACCCCTGAGCCAGTTGTCCCCACAGCCCCTGAGCTCCAGCCTACCACCCCCAGAGGCCAGCCTGTCACCCCCAAACATACATCTCGGGGCAGGACACCTAGGTCTTCTAGCAAGACCCCCAGATCAGTTGTCCCCACAGTCCCTGAGCTCCAGGCTTCCACCCCCACATACCAGCCTGTCACCCCCAAACTCACATCTCAGGCCACTCGGGGCAGGACACAAAGGCCCTCTGTCAGGACCCCTGAGCCAATTGCCCCCACAGCCCCTGAACTCCAGCCTTCCATCTCCACAGATGAGCCTGTCACTCCTGAGGCCACATCTCGGGCCACTCGGGGCAGGACACAGAGGTCCTTTGTCAAGCTcccccaaccaactgagcccacagCCCCTGACCTTGAATCTCTCACCCCCACAGATCAGCTGGTCACCCCCAAGGCTCAGGGTGGTCAGGATAAGACACTGAGGTCTTCTACAATAAGTGCTGTGCCAGTTCTTACCACCCCTGAATTCCAGTCTCCTGGCCCCACAGACCAGCCTATTCCCCCTGAGCACATCCCTCAAGCCAGTTGCAGCAGGAGGCTGAGGGCCACTAGGAAGCATGAGTCCCTCACAGCTCCCATTGTCCGTGAGCCCTACTCTGCACTCCCTGAACCTAAATCTCGGTCCTCAAGGAACCAAAGACAAGGAGCAGTGAGAGTAGTTGAGTCCCTCAGGACCATTCCCAAGCCTGCCTTTGCCCAGCTTCCTGAGGCCCCCACTCATACTACCCAGATCCAAAAGGTAGAGGCAGCAGGAAGATCTGAGTTCACCCCAGAGCCCCTGCCTAAGGCCTCTCAGACCCGCAAGAGGCCTTTGGCTACTGTGGATTCACCCCCACTTCAAAAACGGCTCCAAAGAGGGGAAGTCACCCAGAAGACAGTTTTCctcaaggaagaggaagaagatccAATGGAGAGGCCAAggaaggaggag GATGTAGTGGTTCCAGGACcaggcaagagaaagagagaccaagcAGAGGAGGAGCCCAAGGGAATCCCAAGCCGCAGCCTTCGACGGACCAAACCTAACCAAGAGTCCACAGCCCCCAAA GTACTCTTCACAGGAGTGGTGGATGCCCGTGGAGAGCGGGCAGTGCTGGCCCTGGGAGGGAGTCTGGCCAGCTCAGTGGCAGAGGCTTCCCACTTGGTGACTGATCGAGTCCGACGCACGGTCAAGTTCCTCTGTGCCCTGGGGCGGGGGATCCCCATCCTCTCCTTGGACTGGCTGCACCAG TCCCGCAAGGCTGGTTGCTTCTTGCCCCCGGATGAATATGTGGTGACCGATCCTGAGCAGGAGAAGAACTTTGGCTTCAGCCTTCGAGATGCCCTGAGCCGGGCTCGGGAGCGAAGGTTGCTGGAG GGCTATGAAATCCATGTGACCCCGGGAGTCCAGCCACCACCACCTCAGATGGGAGAGATCATCAGCTGCTGTGGAGGCACTGTTCTACCCAGCATGCCCCGGTCCTATAAG CCACAGAGAATTGTGATTACATGCTCCCAGGACTTCCCTCGATGCTCTATTCCATTTCGGGTTGGCCTGCCCATCCTCTCACCTGAGTTCCTGCTGACAGGAGTGCTGAAGCAGGAGGCCAAGCCAGAGGCCTTCATCCTCTCCACTTTGGAAATGTCGTCCTCCTGA